TGGAAAAGTAGTAAACCTGCCCGTACTGAGTCCTGGGTGTGGCTTCGTCTCTGTACTCACCCATACTAAAATTTCCTTAAATAAATACATAAAGATTTGTAACTAAAGACAGAGAGTAGATATACTAGTTCTTGCTACAGTTTTACAAAGTCAGTAGATAAAGGATTTGATTTATGCCCTATACCACGGAAGAAGGCGGTCGTCTAAACAATTTCGCTGCAGAACCCAAGGTATACCAAGCTGAGCCTCCTACTAAGGCACAACAAAGAAACTACATTATTATGGGTATTGTCTCTGCAGTTTTAA
This window of the Chroococcidiopsis sp. CCMEE 29 genome carries:
- a CDS encoding ssl1498 family light-harvesting-like protein, encoding MPYTTEEGGRLNNFAAEPKVYQAEPPTKAQQRNYIIMGIVSAVLISGLVFVAFSVSSVS